One Panicum virgatum strain AP13 chromosome 3N, P.virgatum_v5, whole genome shotgun sequence DNA segment encodes these proteins:
- the LOC120666932 gene encoding uncharacterized protein LOC120666932 — MADCFPPEADDLHRRWLPREIFADIGIVDTEPVPDAPPEAAGVEELAAQLAGILGGGSKVRRLPPPPPPPVAAPRHGAQVSARGLRAGRERRGGLRRGQWRRRRRGGGGLALRAVPAGAVAGREQPGEPGRRAGLLLLGVPPGTAVPRPAAGEPARRHRRVHPAHRVRALPGPGQRWDSDKGVAWDRGDVQAGNGEEAGVAAGRDADDAVEAAGGDAHARLPAAGADAAAPGLELPLMDGRDASWRVRAWLHGWIMAKRTSKAFTFVVECSFFFLRRVVECSCSGSSQE; from the exons ATGGCGGACTGCTTCCCGCCCGAGGCCGacgacctccaccgccgctggcTGCCCCGGGAGATCTTCGCCGACATTGGCATCGTCGACACCGAGCCCGTCCCTGACGCCCCGCCCGAGGCCGCcggcgtggaggagctcgcGGCGCAACTCGCCGGCATCCTCGGCGGCGGGAGCAAGGTGCgccggcttcctccgccgcctccgccgcccgtcgccgccccgcgccaCGGCGCGCAGGTCAGTGCTCGTG GTCTGCGGGCTGGAAGGGAGCGCCGTGGCGGCCTGCGGCGGGGCCAatggcgtcggcgccggcgcggcggcggtggcctggCCCTTCGTGCCGTACCCGCCGGCGCAGTGGCAG GGCGGGAGCAACCTGGTGAACCTGGGCGGCGTGCTGGACTACTACTACTCGGCGTTCCCCCCGGCACCGCCGTGCcccgtcccgccgccggcgaacctGCGCGGCGGCACCGGCGTGTTCATCCCGCGCACCGCGTGCGCGCTCTCCCCGGCCCCGGCCAAAG GTGGGATAGCGACAAGGGCGTGGCCTGGGACCGGGGGGACGTGCAGGCCGGCAACGGGGAGGAAGCAGGAGTGGCAGCAGGACGAGACGCCGACGACGCAGTTGAGGCCGCAGGAGGAGACGCCCACGCACGCCTGCCCGCGGCCGGAGCTGACGCTGCTGCCCCAGGATTGGAGCTACCGCTGATGGACGGACGGGACGCTTCGTGGCGCGTGCGGGCGTGGCTGCATGGATGGATAATGGCGAAAAGAACAAGCAAAGCATTCACATTCGTAGTAGAgtgttcttttttctttttgcgaaGGGTAGTAGAGTGTTCTTGTAGCGGCAGTAGCCAGGAATGA